Proteins encoded in a region of the Halorhodospira halophila genome:
- a CDS encoding gamma-glutamylcyclotransferase — MVADTRAINRQHQPLPDQGHHWLFGYGSLIYKADFPYFECRPAAIHGWKRRFWQGSHDHRGTPEAPGRVATLIEAPGVRCVGMAYRIPPEALGPLDLREKNGYLRLTTPLRFLDGGEGRGLVYIATADNPAFLGPAPIPEMARQIASCSGPSGPNSDYLIELARALRALGEEDRHVFALEEAIEEFFPHSTGVVRP; from the coding sequence ATGGTTGCGGATACTAGGGCGATCAACCGGCAGCACCAGCCACTCCCCGATCAGGGCCACCATTGGCTGTTCGGATACGGTTCCCTGATCTACAAGGCCGATTTCCCGTACTTCGAGTGCCGCCCGGCTGCTATCCACGGCTGGAAGCGCCGTTTCTGGCAGGGCTCCCACGATCACCGGGGTACGCCGGAGGCGCCCGGGCGGGTGGCCACCCTGATCGAAGCCCCGGGGGTGCGCTGTGTCGGCATGGCCTACCGGATCCCGCCCGAGGCCCTGGGACCGCTGGATCTGCGTGAGAAGAACGGCTATCTCCGCTTGACCACGCCGCTGCGGTTTCTAGATGGCGGCGAGGGTCGGGGGCTGGTCTACATCGCTACCGCGGATAACCCGGCGTTCCTCGGGCCTGCGCCGATTCCGGAGATGGCCCGGCAGATTGCCAGCTGCAGCGGTCCGAGCGGTCCCAACAGCGACTACCTGATCGAGCTGGCGCGGGCCCTGCGCGCCCTGGGCGAGGAGGATCGGCACGTGTTCGCCCTGGAGGAGGCCATCGAGGAGTTTTTTCCCCATTCAACCGGAGTCGTCCGCCCATGA
- a CDS encoding sulfite exporter TauE/SafE family protein yields MPLPPLELALASLLVAIGSLLQGALGFGLAIFAAPLLFLIDPAFIPGPVLFVAMVISAIILWRNRAGLAIGELGAAVIGRMPGMVAAFGLLAVASQWMLSLVLGVAVLLGVVVSLLPGDIRPTRNRLLGAGFLSGFMGTATSVGGPPMALLYQHARGPHIRANLGGYFLVGSVVSLLGMVLLGYFGHDELMLSLAVTPAALLGLWISGSILHWVDAGRIRPILLILCTLSAVAVIVDGVRALG; encoded by the coding sequence TTGCCCCTGCCTCCCCTCGAACTCGCGCTCGCTTCCCTGCTGGTGGCCATTGGCAGTCTGCTCCAGGGGGCCTTGGGCTTCGGGCTGGCGATCTTCGCTGCCCCGCTGCTGTTTCTCATCGACCCGGCCTTCATCCCTGGGCCGGTGCTCTTCGTGGCCATGGTCATCTCGGCGATCATCCTTTGGCGCAATCGGGCGGGGCTGGCCATCGGCGAACTCGGGGCCGCGGTGATCGGACGCATGCCGGGGATGGTGGCGGCCTTTGGGCTGCTTGCGGTGGCATCGCAGTGGATGCTGTCGCTGGTTCTCGGGGTGGCGGTGTTGTTGGGTGTGGTGGTCAGCCTGCTCCCCGGGGATATCCGCCCGACCCGCAACCGGCTTCTGGGGGCCGGGTTCCTCTCCGGTTTCATGGGTACGGCGACCTCGGTGGGCGGTCCGCCGATGGCACTGCTCTATCAGCACGCCCGGGGACCGCATATCCGGGCCAATTTGGGGGGGTATTTCCTGGTCGGCTCGGTGGTCTCGTTGCTGGGGATGGTCCTGCTGGGGTATTTCGGCCACGACGAACTCATGCTCTCCCTGGCTGTTACGCCGGCGGCGTTGCTGGGGCTGTGGATCTCTGGGTCGATCCTCCACTGGGTGGATGCCGGCCGGATTCGACCGATTCTCCTGATTCTGTGTACGCTGTCGGCTGTCGCGGTGATTGTCGACGGTGTACGCGCGCTGGGTTGA
- a CDS encoding coniferyl aldehyde dehydrogenase, with product MGEHTPMPEYQAAELQTLLDRQRQAFAADPAPSLAVRRGRLDRLRRAVLDHREALTAALDEDFGGRSVEESTTVDLLPALTGIRHAQRHLRRWMRPRRRWPHPLMQPASAWVHDQPLGVVGIMVPWNYPVYLALSPLTGALAAGNRVLLKLSELTPATNAVLGSVIRQAFSAEEVAVVEGGESVSRAFAALPFDHLLFTGSTAVGRQVMAAAAAHLTPVTLELGGKSPAVVDGDADLDTAAGRIAYGKLLNAGQTCIAPDYVLCTPDRRDALVDALRRAATRLYPDPLHNPDYAAVITRQHRERLEALLTDAREQGAELVSMAEAVKNAPESGRMPPWLVLDAPASARVLEEEIFGPVLPVVTVADLEQALAYIRARPRPLALYYFGHDRRRQQQVLDRSHSGGVCINDTVLHVAQDNLPFGGVGASGMGRYHGFEGFRTFSNEKAVLRKGRWNSARLVEPPYGRRIHRWVRRLMVR from the coding sequence ATGGGCGAACACACCCCCATGCCGGAGTATCAAGCCGCGGAGTTGCAGACGTTGCTGGATCGCCAGCGCCAGGCCTTCGCCGCGGATCCGGCCCCTAGTCTGGCGGTGCGCCGGGGGCGACTGGATCGGCTGCGGCGGGCGGTGCTCGACCATCGGGAGGCGTTGACGGCGGCGCTGGACGAGGACTTCGGGGGGCGCTCGGTGGAGGAGTCGACCACCGTGGACCTGCTGCCGGCGCTGACCGGGATCCGCCACGCGCAGCGCCACCTGCGCCGCTGGATGCGTCCCCGCCGGCGCTGGCCCCACCCGCTCATGCAGCCGGCCTCGGCCTGGGTGCACGACCAGCCCTTGGGTGTGGTGGGCATCATGGTGCCGTGGAACTACCCGGTCTACCTGGCCCTGAGCCCGCTGACCGGGGCGCTGGCGGCGGGTAATCGGGTGCTGCTCAAGCTCTCCGAGCTGACGCCGGCGACCAACGCGGTGCTCGGCAGCGTGATTCGTCAGGCCTTCTCCGCCGAGGAGGTGGCCGTGGTTGAGGGTGGTGAGTCGGTGAGCCGGGCGTTCGCGGCGCTGCCTTTCGATCATCTGCTCTTTACTGGCTCCACCGCCGTGGGACGCCAGGTGATGGCCGCCGCGGCGGCCCACCTCACCCCGGTGACCCTGGAGTTGGGGGGCAAGTCGCCGGCGGTCGTCGATGGGGACGCCGATCTCGATACGGCGGCCGGGCGGATCGCCTACGGCAAGCTGCTCAATGCGGGCCAGACCTGCATTGCACCGGACTATGTGCTGTGCACGCCGGATCGGCGTGACGCCCTGGTGGACGCGTTGCGCCGGGCGGCTACGCGCCTCTATCCCGATCCGTTGCACAATCCCGACTACGCCGCTGTGATCACCCGTCAGCACCGCGAGCGTCTGGAGGCGCTGCTCACCGATGCCCGGGAGCAGGGTGCGGAGCTGGTGTCCATGGCCGAGGCGGTCAAAAACGCCCCAGAGTCGGGTCGTATGCCTCCCTGGCTGGTGCTGGATGCCCCGGCTTCCGCGCGGGTGCTGGAGGAGGAGATCTTCGGTCCGGTGCTGCCCGTGGTCACCGTGGCGGACCTGGAACAGGCGCTGGCCTACATCCGCGCGCGACCGCGCCCGCTGGCGCTCTACTACTTCGGGCACGATCGCCGCCGTCAGCAACAGGTGCTCGATCGTAGCCACTCCGGTGGGGTGTGTATCAACGACACCGTGCTCCATGTAGCCCAGGACAACCTGCCCTTCGGCGGTGTGGGGGCGTCGGGGATGGGGCGTTATCACGGCTTCGAAGGCTTCCGGACGTTCTCGAACGAGAAAGCGGTCCTGCGCAAGGGGCGGTGGAACAGCGCGCGCCTGGTCGAGCCGCCCTACGGGCGCAGGATTCACCGCTGGGTCCGGCGGCTGATGGTGCGCTGA
- a CDS encoding putative bifunctional diguanylate cyclase/phosphodiesterase, producing the protein MGRDKRQQGVAGWPVPIEAIAHAAFVHDHEYRILGANAAYLERAGCRADEALGRCYWEVFPVREGPLPRCAAGMRAFAAARSADVAPQEPCCDLVLDAGEILQSRAYPVVDEAGRYAYSLHILEDVTEREAVREALHERDWQYHQLLASTAEGIVIVDTEGRILYANAAAGRFLGQDPQALVGAWFGQAIPQGAPQQVELFAPGGGLRTVEMGAQPIGWEGRSAWVINLHDVTNRESLRMLFQDRLARTLEALPPWAPLGLVVIDVNDFRTINDSYGHQAGDDVLKRLGQRLSEVHVPSQLCGPVQVSRLGGDEFAVVLPRLRTAGDATELARRFLEVTGAPFEVQGQEVPIHLRVGVSSYPEPAASAAQLVQQADAAMYQARQEGVSLRFFSEELTTEARERLELGSQLRQAMESNALALHFQLQTELSSGRWVGAEALLRWEHPERGWVSPAQFVPVAERVGLIGELGRWVLRQACEQARAWRDAGLAFGRVGVNVSAPQLVGGGLVDDVEHALAHAGVPPEALALEITESVLMEQDRTVVAQLEALRARGVLIALDDFGTGYSSLSYLRGLPIDQLKIDRSFVRGLPSDATQIKINRAIIDLGVSLGFSVLAEGIETREQRDILLHEGCPLGQGFFFARPEPAAQVTPRLFGAG; encoded by the coding sequence ATGGGGCGCGATAAGCGACAGCAGGGAGTGGCGGGCTGGCCGGTCCCGATTGAGGCGATTGCCCATGCGGCCTTTGTCCACGACCACGAGTACCGCATCCTCGGCGCCAATGCCGCCTATCTGGAGCGGGCCGGCTGCCGGGCCGATGAGGCGCTGGGACGCTGCTACTGGGAGGTGTTCCCCGTGCGCGAGGGGCCGCTACCCCGCTGTGCCGCGGGGATGCGGGCCTTCGCAGCTGCGCGTTCCGCTGATGTCGCCCCGCAGGAGCCGTGCTGTGACCTTGTCCTGGACGCGGGCGAGATCCTGCAGTCGCGGGCCTACCCGGTGGTGGACGAGGCGGGTCGCTACGCCTACTCGCTGCACATCCTGGAGGATGTGACGGAGCGCGAGGCGGTCCGCGAGGCCCTGCACGAGCGCGACTGGCAGTACCACCAGTTGTTGGCCAGCACCGCAGAGGGGATCGTGATCGTCGATACGGAGGGTCGCATCCTCTATGCCAACGCGGCTGCGGGGCGGTTTCTCGGGCAGGATCCGCAGGCGCTGGTCGGGGCTTGGTTCGGCCAGGCGATTCCCCAGGGGGCGCCGCAGCAGGTCGAGCTGTTTGCCCCCGGGGGTGGCTTACGGACGGTGGAGATGGGCGCCCAGCCCATCGGTTGGGAAGGCAGGAGCGCGTGGGTGATCAACCTCCACGACGTCACCAACCGCGAATCGCTCCGTATGCTCTTCCAGGATCGCCTGGCCCGCACTCTGGAGGCGCTTCCGCCCTGGGCGCCCCTGGGGCTGGTGGTCATCGATGTCAACGACTTCCGGACGATCAACGACAGCTATGGCCACCAGGCCGGTGATGACGTGCTCAAACGGTTGGGTCAGCGGCTTAGCGAGGTCCATGTGCCCTCGCAACTGTGCGGCCCGGTGCAGGTCTCGCGGCTCGGCGGGGACGAGTTTGCCGTCGTTCTCCCCCGGTTGCGGACCGCCGGTGACGCCACCGAGCTGGCCCGTCGCTTCCTCGAGGTGACCGGGGCGCCGTTCGAGGTGCAGGGCCAGGAGGTGCCCATCCACCTGCGCGTGGGGGTCAGCAGCTATCCGGAGCCGGCCGCTTCCGCGGCGCAGCTCGTGCAGCAGGCCGATGCCGCCATGTACCAGGCCCGTCAGGAGGGCGTCAGTCTGCGCTTCTTCAGCGAGGAGCTGACGACCGAGGCCCGCGAGCGCCTGGAGCTCGGCTCGCAGTTGCGGCAGGCCATGGAGTCGAATGCGCTGGCGCTGCACTTCCAGCTGCAGACGGAGCTGAGCAGTGGCCGCTGGGTCGGGGCCGAGGCGCTGCTGCGCTGGGAGCATCCGGAGCGCGGTTGGGTCTCTCCGGCGCAGTTTGTGCCGGTTGCCGAGCGGGTGGGGCTTATTGGCGAGCTGGGCCGCTGGGTGCTGCGCCAGGCTTGCGAGCAGGCGCGGGCCTGGCGGGATGCCGGGTTGGCGTTCGGCCGCGTCGGCGTGAACGTCTCGGCACCGCAGCTCGTCGGCGGCGGCCTGGTCGACGATGTGGAGCATGCCCTGGCGCACGCCGGTGTCCCGCCCGAGGCGCTGGCGCTGGAGATCACCGAGAGCGTCCTGATGGAGCAGGATCGCACGGTGGTGGCCCAGCTCGAGGCCCTGCGCGCCCGGGGCGTGCTGATCGCCCTGGATGATTTTGGTACGGGGTACTCGTCGTTGAGCTACCTGCGCGGTCTGCCCATCGACCAGCTCAAGATCGATCGCTCCTTCGTGCGGGGCCTGCCGTCGGATGCGACCCAGATCAAGATCAACCGGGCAATCATCGATCTCGGCGTTAGCCTGGGGTTCTCGGTGCTCGCCGAGGGCATCGAGACCCGTGAGCAGCGCGATATCCTGCTGCATGAAGGTTGCCCGCTGGGCCAGGGGTTCTTCTTCGCGCGCCCGGAGCCGGCCGCACAGGTCACTCCCCGGCTCTTCGGCGCGGGGTAG